From Montipora foliosa isolate CH-2021 chromosome 6, ASM3666993v2, whole genome shotgun sequence, a single genomic window includes:
- the LOC138006862 gene encoding uncharacterized protein DDB_G0284459-like: MMMLLRKDLVPSNFQQNFSTVSLNACASEATEGKKDAEEAVDREKTSSGRGEKMDNNGEDKREEATSCAAHQEPEDMSYESDGEEDENGDEVGDGEDSVSEKTDKKAKKAGRKAKWSQSLLDDTIDEPFTDFKNLVKSLLNDHIFFVNYNLCKFAHLQRCCNSIKSLKFYHIFVLRMT, from the exons ATGATGATGTTGTTGAGGAAAGATCTTGTCCCATCGAATTTCCAACAGAACTTTTCGACAGTTTCGTTGAATG CATGCGCATCAGAGGCAACAGAGGGGAAAAAAGATGCAGAAGAAGCAGTGGACAGAGAGAAAACAAGCAGTGGACGAGGAGAGAAAATGGACAACAACGGAGAAGACAAACGTGAGGAGGCCACGAGTTG TGCAGCTCATCAAGAGCCAGAAGACATGTCCTATGAGAGTGATGGCGAAGAAGATGAAAATGGGGATGAGGTTGGAGATGGGGAGGACTCTGTTTCtgagaaaactgacaaaaaggcaaagaaagcagGCAGAAAAGCAAAATGGTCTCAGTCACTGTTAGATGATACTATAGAtgaaccatttacagacttcaaaaatttggtaaaatctctgttaaatgaccacattttctttgtaaattacaatctctgtaaatttgcacATTTACAGAGATGTTGTAACTCCataaaaagtttgaaattttaccACATTTTCGTCCTTAGGATGACATAA
- the LOC138008774 gene encoding uncharacterized protein produces MCLFGIFVEGNQRHGKNPTQFRPIALKNITTAPRRLPEFLQGDKERHDATKIQVSESPADRSIQADNMRQSGLRKYQFTWEKLNKTQSSRDMGTLFYFRQRFGRTNVPPQVKKNYAGVQALMLQVLQFCY; encoded by the exons ATGTGcctttttggtatttttgtGGAGGGCAATCAACGACACGGCAAAAACCCCACTCAGTTTAGACCTATTGCTCTCAAGAATATCACTACTGCACCACGGCGCCTTCCAGAATTTTTGCAAGGTGATAAAGAAAGACATGATGCAACTAAGATTCAAGTGTCCGAGAGTCCTGCCGACCGGTCTATTCAAGCCGACAACATGAGACAAAGCGGCTTACGAAAATACCAG TTCACCTGGGAAAAGTTGAACAAGACACAGTCTTCACGTGACATGGGCACCCTCTTCTATTTCAGACAAAGGTTCGGACGGACAAATGTTCCCCCACAAGTGAAGAAAAACTATGCTGGTGTGCAGGCCCTTATGCTTCAG GTACTACAGTTCTGCTATTAA